In Panulirus ornatus isolate Po-2019 chromosome 59, ASM3632096v1, whole genome shotgun sequence, the following are encoded in one genomic region:
- the LOC139767090 gene encoding uncharacterized protein translates to MQYPAMATEDTAPLSSPKMPETIMDGQDDDLPAHLTRGVADAMEHRLGVGAEGGDFRRQTPDIKTPCTVSPAPSPLLRVPSPLDQTPDRSPRRSPTHTLEDDPPQSPTAHTRSRAPLAFSIDRIMEPTPKRVKVTEVTKAASPPPAPLRPVVARRPLEHDNFHNPHRNLHDPRLVGLRALYDHHRAKEFLHDPRARDLLAHYPLLYHYYQAGGVFPSSSASDGATPTVPTSQPPPPQPPTTAHLSPAPAHRLTPHALSAFTRLDLVKSRTQAQTTSSPALLYTSTATKATPEPRPYDLSMTGAAAMTRVSAAVATSTTSCAATSPRGAMDLKPSPSVPPSVSPGAPLPASTAPSAGAASRLTGGGCNTPAPATTASPRSLPHNTLKPVVVTSPAAPAAGGVLPPPVTVGGAPPPPAGGTGSVAADTVNSSGSSNDITTGEGVTTAGGRKGGGGGGGGGAGVGKAQKTFKCPECGKVFNAHYNLTRHMPVHTGARPFVCKVCGKGFRQASTLCRHKIIHTSEKPHKCQTCGKAFNRSSTLNTHVRIHQGYKPFVCEFCGKGFHQKGNYKNHKLTHSGEKAYKCHVCNKAFHQIYNLTFHMHTHNDKKPFQCSVCGKGFCRNFDLKKHMRKLHDSTPYTSSSPSVSPITEGSISSSPSAPLPRQFSVLPSLMGGATSLPTSMATLGSLSHPPPTMPPPLPAHFMNPFLMAPPALPAAASAAPYLHKIPSLLG, encoded by the exons ATGCAATACCCGGCCATGGCCACGGAGGACACCGCTCCGCTCTCCTCGCCTAAGATGCCGGAGACCATCATGGACGGGCAAGACGATGACCTCCCCGCCCACCTGACCAGGGGCGTCGCCGACGCTATGGAGCATAGACTTGGAGTAGGGGCGGAGGGCGGGGACTTCCGAAGACAAACACCCGACATTAAAACGCCCTGCACTGTGTCCCCAGCCCCGAGTCCCCTCCTCAGAGTCCCCAGCCCACTAGATCAGACCCCTGACCGTAGCCCCAGGAGAAGCCCCACCCACACCCTAGAGGACGACCCTCCTCAGAGCCCAACAGCTCACACACGTAGCAGAGCGCCGCTGGCCTTCTCAATTGACCGAATCATGGAACCTACGCCCAAGAGGGTCAAAGTGACCGAG GTAACAAAGGCCGCGTCGCCGCCGCCTGCGCCCCTGCGTCCCGTGGTAGCCAGACGTCCGCTGGAACACGACAACTTCCACAACCCTCACCGCAACCTGCACGACCCACGACTGGTGGGTCTGAGAGCCCTGTACGACCACCACCGTGCCAAGGAGTTCCTGCACGACCCCCGGGCCAGAGACTTACTAGCTCACTACCCGctcctctaccactactaccag GCAGGTGGGGTGTTCCCTTCCTCCAGCGCCTCTGACGGTGCCACCCCGACCGTCCCGACCTCGCAGCCACCTCCTCCGCAgccgcccaccaccgcccacctCAGCCCAGCGCCCGCCCACAGGCTCACGCCCCACGCACTCTCTGCCTTCACCCGTCTGGACCTGGTCAAGAGCCGTACGCAGGCTCAGACCACCTCCAGCCCGGCTCTCCTCTACACATCA ACGGCGACGAAGGCCACGCCGGAGCCGCGGCCCTACGACCTCTCCATGACCGGAGCCGCAGCCATGACTCGAGTTTCTGCTGCcgtcgccacctccaccacctcctgcgcCGCTACCTCCCCAAGGGGCGCGATGGACCTCAAGCCGTCGCCTTCTGTACCGCCATCGGTGTCACCTGGGGCGCCATTACCCGCCTCGACTGCGCCCTCGGCAGGAGCGGCGTCGCGGCTGACTGGTGGAGGCTGCAACACCCCGGCCCCCGCCACCACAGCCTCTCctcgctctctccctcacaaTACAC TGAAACCCGTGGTCGTCACTTCACCGGCCGCCCCTGCTGCAGGGGGCGTCCTTCCCCCGCCAGTCACGGTGGGCGGCGCCCCGCCCCCTCCAGCGGGCGGCACTGGCAGTGTGGCCGCCGACACCGTCAacagtagcggcagcagcaaTGACATCACCACCGGGGAAGGGGTGACGACGGCGGGAGGAAGgaagggcggcggcggcggcggcggaggcgggGCGGGTGTTGGTAAGGCACAGAAGACCTTCAAGTGCCCCGAGTGTGGCAAGGTTTTTAACGCCCACTACAACCTGACCCGACATATGCCCGTCCACACCGGCGCCAGGCCCTTCGTCTGCAAG gTGTGTGGTAAAGGGTTCCGGCAAGCGTCCACGCTGTGCCGCCACAAGATCATCCACACGTCAGAGAAGCCTCACAAGTGCCAGACCTGCGGCAAGGCCTTCAACAG GTCGTCTACACTGAACACGCACGTGCGGATCCACCAGGGTTACAAGCCGTTCGTGTGTGAGTTCTGCGGGAAGGGTTTCCACCAGAAGGGCAACTACAAGAACCACAAACTAACCCACTCGGGGGAGAAGGCCTACAAGTGCCACGTCTGCAACAAGGCTTTTCACCAGATTTACAACCTTACCTTCCACATGCACACGCATAACGACAAGAAACCCTTCCAGTGTTCTGTGTGCGGGAAAGGCTTCTGTAGGAACTTCGACCTTAAAAAGCACATGAGGAAACTGCACGACAGTACGCCATACACATCTTCGTCGCCGTCAGTATCACCCATCACCGAAGGAAGCATTAGTTCAAGCCCATCGGCCCCGTTGCCCCGGCAGTTCTCCGTGTTGCCGTCCCTGATGGGTggcgccacctccctccctaccagcaTGGCCACCCTGGGTTCACTCTCTCACCCTCCGCCCACAATGCCTCCGCCTCTTCCCGCCCACTTCATGAACCCATTCCTGATGGCGCCGCCCGCGCTACCCGCCGCCGCCTCGGCCGCGCCCTACCTCCACAAGATCCCGTCCTTGCTAGGCTGA